CAAAACACTTGCCTCTATTGCAGATGATCTTATTATTATGGCCTATCAGTATAATCCGGTTGGCACCAAATCTCAGGTACCTGAGCCAAATAGTCTTGTGGATCAGGCGATTCAATTAGCCATACAGGCTGGTGTACCAAAGAGCAAGCTTCTGCTTGGTATCAGTCTAAGCAGTGAAACGCCCTCCTCTGTAGATGATAAGCTCGGTCTCGCCAAACGTTATGACCTCAAAGGAGCCGCGTTCTGGCGTCTGGGTCTGTTCCGTTCCTACAATACAAAGATGGAAGATACAGTGAATGCTTCTGTGATTAAAGAGTAAACATTCTGACTGGATGCAACTCACTACTCACTTAACTAAAAGAAGGACCTCGCCTCTGGTACGCAGAGACTTGGTCCTTCTTTTTCCCATCATCTTACTTTATAAATTTATCCACACTTCCAAATATAAGCTTCACAAACTGGGTAGGACCAGGCAAACGGGGCTGAAAGAGAAGAATGATCCCAATTACTGCCGCCACAGCAGTAAATCCCACGCTCACTATTCTGACTCGCTTTTCTTTGCTACTCTTCCACTCTCCATACACTATCGCAGTCGCCAGCATCAATATTCCAAGGATTGAGCCTAGCTTCATGCAATCACCTCTATTCTCAGGCTTGTAACAGGAGCCAATTGTGTTCAACTTTCGTCCTCATCAGGTATCCCCTGTGGTCCTGTTGATTTTCCGGTACGTACTACATGTGCATCTACTTTGACTTCCACGTCCATATCAGGATAGATGGTTTCCCAGTTCTTCTCCTGCGCTTTCCATTGATTCGGATAATATCTGCGGAATTCAACTGCGAATTTAAAGAAATCGGAGCGCAGCTCTTTCTGGGACATGTCTAAAGCATCATGAGCCAAAGATGTGAGCTTAGCCGACCATTCCTTTTCCAGTTTAGTTAATACAGCGGGGTCAGTCAGATTCGCATCCGTCGTATTTAACACCACTTCTCCCCTGGTTTGGATGTCGACCTTCATACTCCACTGTTTGTTTACAATTCGCGGCTTCAAGGAAGTTTTATTTTCAATGAGTCTTATCGAGAAAGAACCCTCTAACGGCTCAAACTCAACAGGCATGATAATGCTGTTCAGTTCTTTTGCAAGTAGTAATACACCTACACTTAGTGGTTCTTTGACCGTCTTGACATAGCGATCCTTCTTATACAAGCTCAGACCTTTCACATACGGCGTAGTCGTGAGTTTATCCTGATCGGGCTCCGGGGGTAAGATTAACATGCGAGACAAAATGGCTGAACTGCTCGGACCTTCAATAGATTTAGCCAGTTCAAGGGCAGTAACACGTGTACCTAACTTCAGATTGGCCATCTCACGCAACGATTCGGCAGAACTTCGCTCCAGTGGATCAAGTAACGCAAGGATATCTTTCGCAGCCTTATCGCTGGAAAAGACATATGCATGCTCCCTGAACTGAGGGTAACGCAGGAAGAAATC
The nucleotide sequence above comes from Paenibacillus sp. W2I17. Encoded proteins:
- a CDS encoding Ger(x)C family spore germination protein, translated to MRIYRVLLMPILCCVLLSGCWDRIEINDLAIVLATGIDYEDGKVQLTSQIFIPRKASAGDSSGSGGSPSGVTMIRTAEGRTIAEALNRLQRKVPRNMFWGHCEVIIISEQAGKRGIREYIDFFLRYPQFREHAYVFSSDKAAKDILALLDPLERSSAESLREMANLKLGTRVTALELAKSIEGPSSSAILSRMLILPPEPDQDKLTTTPYVKGLSLYKKDRYVKTVKEPLSVGVLLLAKELNSIIMPVEFEPLEGSFSIRLIENKTSLKPRIVNKQWSMKVDIQTRGEVVLNTTDANLTDPAVLTKLEKEWSAKLTSLAHDALDMSQKELRSDFFKFAVEFRRYYPNQWKAQEKNWETIYPDMDVEVKVDAHVVRTGKSTGPQGIPDEDES